The proteins below are encoded in one region of Aquisphaera giovannonii:
- a CDS encoding efflux RND transporter periplasmic adaptor subunit yields MKIRWKPLLGVALVAGVSAWLAVDHRARGRAAELLGELAGRPAHAGEDRPDKAWTEAPPSRPEETARGILTLTDEQVKGIDLKTVPVKAQTEPVILRLPGVTDYDPATLTIVRPQFDSRVDRVLVDLGTVVKQGDPLLEIFSTELAEAKSNYELARSQWIRDKRVLDYKTPLAQNETLPRKELIEIENDEAKSRLQMKLAKDKLLVYGLTEKEVEDAQKEDGVQKARMTMRSRADGIVVKRSVVQGNYYDSKDELMQVAPLDHLWVRGSVSELDADKVEIGQKIRVIFPYSDKFIEDHVEYIDKAIDPETRSARFRASITNPEKRFKAGMFVKVRLEIPPKPDQTVIPRGSMVSVDRLDFVFIRKEAPPGKARFERRHILVASESSDWVVVPPPSRDHLGLKPGEEVVTNGSLILEQLYEDRLTTEGETPRERPIDDETFGKPEKPVVISAQPSVARSR; encoded by the coding sequence GTGAAGATCCGATGGAAGCCCCTCCTGGGCGTGGCCCTGGTCGCCGGCGTCTCCGCCTGGCTGGCGGTCGATCACCGCGCCCGCGGGCGCGCGGCCGAGCTCCTGGGCGAGCTCGCCGGGAGGCCGGCGCACGCCGGCGAGGACCGGCCCGACAAGGCCTGGACCGAGGCCCCCCCGTCCCGCCCCGAGGAGACCGCACGCGGCATCCTCACCCTCACCGACGAGCAGGTGAAGGGCATCGACCTGAAGACCGTGCCCGTCAAGGCCCAGACCGAGCCCGTCATCCTGCGGCTGCCGGGCGTGACCGACTACGACCCCGCCACGCTGACCATCGTCCGGCCCCAGTTCGACTCGCGGGTGGACCGCGTCCTCGTGGACCTGGGCACGGTGGTCAAGCAGGGCGACCCCCTGCTCGAGATCTTCAGCACGGAGCTCGCCGAGGCCAAGAGCAACTACGAGCTCGCCCGCAGCCAGTGGATCCGCGACAAGCGCGTGCTCGACTACAAGACGCCGCTGGCCCAGAATGAGACCCTGCCCCGGAAGGAGCTGATCGAGATCGAGAACGACGAGGCCAAGAGCCGCCTCCAGATGAAGCTCGCCAAGGACAAGCTCCTGGTCTACGGCCTCACCGAGAAGGAGGTCGAGGACGCCCAGAAGGAGGACGGCGTCCAGAAGGCGAGGATGACGATGCGCTCCCGCGCCGACGGGATCGTCGTCAAGCGGTCGGTCGTGCAGGGCAACTACTACGACTCCAAGGACGAGCTGATGCAGGTCGCCCCGCTGGACCACCTGTGGGTCCGCGGCAGCGTCAGCGAGCTGGACGCGGACAAGGTGGAGATCGGCCAGAAGATCCGCGTCATCTTCCCGTACTCCGACAAGTTCATCGAGGACCACGTCGAGTACATCGACAAGGCGATCGACCCGGAGACCCGCTCGGCCCGCTTCCGCGCCTCGATCACCAACCCGGAGAAGCGGTTCAAGGCGGGGATGTTCGTCAAGGTCCGGCTGGAGATCCCGCCCAAGCCGGACCAGACGGTGATCCCCCGCGGCTCGATGGTCTCGGTGGACCGGCTGGACTTCGTCTTCATTAGGAAGGAGGCGCCCCCGGGCAAGGCCCGGTTCGAGCGCCGGCACATCCTCGTCGCCAGCGAGTCCAGCGACTGGGTGGTCGTGCCGCCGCCCTCCCGGGATCACCTCGGGCTGAAGCCCGGCGAGGAGGTCGTCACCAACGGCAGCCTGATCCTCGAACAGCTCTACGAGGACCGGCTCACGACCGAGGGGGAGACCCCCCGCGAGCGCCCGATCGACGACGAGACCTTCGGCAAGCCGGAGAAGCCCGTCGTCATCAGCGCCCAGCCCTCGGTCGCCCGCTCCCGCTGA
- a CDS encoding DUF6655 family protein → MSRRRRGLRLVLALAVGGGGGMSGCVSVTTKITGSARAGAEQLLLTGTSQRAVDSIDFRPLAGRKAFLAVAQEEKTDASWLVFSLRREMARQGVILVDDKKEAEVLVEGAVAAYGTDEVDSRISLPSITALGTLPLPASSGSSTGGLIQKNRQDAVVKLALVALDAKSRQLVWETDDVLQTGYLYRRFMGSTNITRSTSVPELECYPPRKAH, encoded by the coding sequence ATGTCGCGACGACGGCGGGGGCTGCGGCTCGTCCTGGCCCTCGCGGTGGGCGGGGGCGGCGGGATGTCGGGCTGCGTGAGCGTGACCACCAAGATCACGGGCTCGGCACGGGCCGGGGCGGAGCAGCTCCTGCTCACGGGGACGTCGCAGAGGGCGGTGGACTCGATCGACTTCCGCCCGCTCGCCGGGCGCAAGGCCTTCCTCGCCGTGGCCCAGGAGGAGAAGACCGACGCCTCCTGGCTGGTCTTCAGCCTCCGCCGCGAGATGGCGCGCCAGGGCGTCATCCTGGTCGACGACAAGAAGGAGGCGGAGGTCCTGGTGGAGGGGGCCGTCGCGGCGTACGGGACGGACGAGGTGGACAGCCGGATCTCGCTCCCCTCGATCACCGCGCTCGGCACGCTGCCGCTGCCGGCCTCCAGCGGGTCCTCAACCGGCGGGCTCATCCAGAAGAACCGCCAGGACGCGGTAGTGAAGCTCGCCCTCGTCGCGCTGGATGCGAAGAGCAGGCAGCTCGTCTGGGAGACCGACGACGTCCTCCAGACCGGATACCTCTACCGCCGCTTCATGGGCTCGACCAACATCACGCGGAGCACGTCGGTCCCGGAGCTGGAGTGCTACCCGCCGCGGAAGGCCCACTGA
- a CDS encoding TolC family protein, whose protein sequence is MADHSPRNALAVALTVALLCAGRPARAQGLGSDASDFPKVGGGGSLLGNSPGAGGGALSGASGNSPQSGQILGTRPGVSTPKGIPTSISSPATLGPTILQRPISAPDLQPISPSSAPLYGTLEIPGRGADDDGPPDGVTLEQAIGVTLQRSLDLRSKFYEIPQARADVLQAGLRANPVFYADAQLVPYGQFNRSVPGGPTQYDINVTHPVDVSRKRRARVEVATRAERVLEAQYQEALRQRIDDVYDAFVLGTLASRQTVRYARQSTQGLARLATKTEELYRGGSVSLGDFNRVKIQLRTARLGLVDAEAAYRKAKLELGSLMNLSPEEIAALEIKGSIEDTSPPPPPAEELKRIALEARPDVVSYRLGVRRAEADVALARANRLSDIFVLYQPYTYQNNTPFGLKSATSWALGVTAPLPVYNRNQGAIRRAELNVDQTRIELSDLERQVGIDVEKAVAEYEVTRREVQELRAEVIPEATQIRDEMFRLYTSGEKSAGDFIGAQLEFNQVAKQYLDTAIRHRRSMLNLNTVTGSRIMP, encoded by the coding sequence ATGGCGGATCACAGCCCCCGGAACGCCCTGGCGGTCGCCCTGACGGTCGCGCTGCTGTGCGCCGGCCGCCCCGCGCGGGCGCAGGGCCTCGGCAGCGACGCGTCCGATTTTCCGAAGGTCGGCGGCGGCGGTTCCCTGCTGGGGAACTCGCCGGGGGCCGGCGGCGGGGCGCTCTCCGGGGCGTCCGGAAACTCGCCCCAGAGCGGCCAGATTCTCGGCACCCGGCCCGGGGTCTCGACGCCCAAGGGGATACCGACCTCGATCTCCAGCCCCGCCACGCTGGGGCCGACCATCCTCCAGCGGCCGATCTCCGCGCCCGACCTGCAGCCGATCTCGCCCTCCTCGGCCCCGCTCTACGGGACCCTGGAGATCCCCGGCCGAGGCGCCGACGACGACGGCCCCCCGGACGGCGTGACCCTGGAGCAGGCGATCGGCGTGACGCTCCAGCGGAGCCTCGACCTCCGATCCAAGTTCTACGAGATCCCCCAGGCCCGCGCCGACGTGCTCCAGGCCGGCCTGCGGGCCAACCCGGTCTTCTACGCGGACGCGCAGCTCGTCCCCTACGGCCAGTTCAACCGGTCCGTCCCCGGCGGCCCGACGCAATATGACATCAACGTCACGCACCCCGTGGACGTCTCGCGGAAGCGGCGGGCCCGCGTCGAGGTGGCCACCCGCGCCGAGCGGGTGCTCGAGGCGCAGTATCAGGAGGCCCTGCGGCAGCGGATCGACGACGTCTACGACGCCTTCGTCCTGGGCACCCTCGCGAGCCGCCAGACCGTCCGCTACGCCCGCCAGAGCACCCAGGGCCTCGCCCGGCTGGCGACCAAGACGGAGGAGCTCTACCGCGGCGGCAGCGTCTCCCTCGGGGACTTCAACCGCGTCAAGATCCAGCTCCGCACCGCGAGGCTCGGCCTGGTCGACGCCGAGGCGGCCTATCGCAAGGCCAAGCTCGAGCTCGGCTCGCTCATGAACCTCTCCCCCGAGGAGATCGCCGCGCTCGAGATCAAGGGCTCGATCGAGGACACCTCGCCCCCGCCGCCTCCCGCCGAGGAGCTCAAGCGGATCGCCCTCGAGGCCCGGCCCGACGTCGTCTCCTATCGCCTGGGCGTCCGCCGGGCCGAGGCCGACGTGGCGCTCGCCCGGGCGAATCGCCTCAGCGACATCTTCGTCCTGTACCAGCCGTATACCTACCAGAACAACACGCCCTTCGGCCTCAAGAGCGCGACCTCGTGGGCCCTGGGCGTCACCGCCCCCCTGCCCGTCTACAACCGCAACCAGGGTGCCATCCGGCGGGCGGAGCTGAACGTGGACCAGACCCGGATCGAGCTCAGCGACCTGGAGCGCCAGGTGGGCATCGACGTCGAGAAGGCCGTCGCCGAGTACGAGGTCACCCGTCGCGAGGTCCAGGAGCTCCGGGCCGAGGTCATCCCCGAGGCGACCCAGATCCGCGACGAGATGTTCCGGCTCTACACCTCGGGCGAGAAGAGCGCGGGAGACTTCATCGGCGCCCAGCTCGAATTCAACCAGGTCGCCAAGCAGTATCTCGACACCGCCATCCGCCACCGGCGCAGCATGCTCAACCTGAACACCGTCACCGGCAGCCGCATCATGCCCTGA